A single Mixta calida DNA region contains:
- the serC gene encoding 3-phosphoserine/phosphohydroxythreonine transaminase — protein sequence MTQVYNFSSGPAMLPVEVLRRAEQELCNWNGLGTSVMEISHRSKEFIQVAEEAEKDLRDLLKIPDNYKVLFCHGGARAQFAAVPMNLLGAAKTADYIDGGYWAHSAIQEAKKYCAPNVIDVKVQKDGKRALLPMREWTLSDDAAYVHFCPNETIDGLAIDEQPDFGDKIVVADFSSTILSRPIEVSRYGVIYAGAQKNVGPAGLTLVIVREDLLGKAQQALPSVLDYKTLADNDSMFNTPPTFAWYLSGLVFKWLKERGGVSEIDKINQAKADLLYGTIDRSDFYRNDVAVANRSRMNVPFQLADASLDALFLEESFAAGLHALKGHRVVGGMRASIYNAMPLEGVKALTDFMTDFERRHG from the coding sequence ATGACGCAGGTTTATAATTTCAGCTCCGGTCCGGCAATGTTGCCGGTAGAAGTGCTTCGTCGTGCAGAGCAAGAGCTTTGCAATTGGAATGGACTCGGCACCTCAGTGATGGAGATCAGCCATCGTAGCAAGGAGTTTATTCAGGTTGCGGAGGAAGCAGAAAAAGATTTACGCGATCTGCTGAAAATTCCCGATAACTATAAAGTTTTATTCTGTCATGGCGGCGCGCGCGCGCAGTTTGCAGCGGTGCCGATGAATCTGTTGGGCGCGGCGAAAACGGCAGACTATATCGATGGCGGATACTGGGCGCACAGCGCTATTCAGGAAGCGAAAAAATATTGCGCGCCGAACGTGATTGACGTGAAAGTGCAGAAGGACGGCAAACGCGCCCTGTTGCCGATGCGCGAATGGACGCTCAGCGATGATGCCGCCTACGTCCATTTTTGCCCTAATGAGACCATCGACGGCCTGGCTATCGACGAGCAGCCTGATTTCGGCGATAAAATCGTGGTCGCCGACTTCTCCTCCACCATCCTTTCTCGGCCTATCGAGGTCAGCCGCTACGGGGTGATTTATGCCGGTGCGCAAAAAAATGTCGGCCCGGCAGGGCTGACGCTGGTTATTGTGCGGGAAGACTTGTTGGGCAAGGCGCAACAGGCGCTGCCTTCAGTGCTGGACTATAAAACGCTGGCCGATAACGATTCGATGTTTAATACCCCGCCTACTTTTGCGTGGTACCTGTCTGGTCTGGTGTTTAAATGGCTGAAAGAGCGCGGCGGCGTTAGCGAAATCGACAAAATTAATCAGGCTAAAGCGGATCTGCTTTACGGCACTATCGATCGCAGCGATTTTTACCGCAACGATGTTGCTGTCGCTAACCGTTCGCGCATGAATGTGCCTTTCCAGCTGGCTGACGCTTCCCTTGACGCGTTGTTCCTGGAAGAGTCGTTTGCTGCCGGACTGCACGCGCTGAAAGGCCATCGCGTTGTCGGGGGGATGCGTGCCTCTATCTATAATGCGATGCCGCTTGAGGGTGTTAAAGCGTTGACTGATTTTATGACTGACTTTGAACGTCGTCACGGCTGA
- a CDS encoding ComEC family protein produces the protein MPYTLSVLAFMAAIGTLPLLFLPHLPSLTTLIFLLGMALGLMILPMRSLRFIGIYGLFFVWGVLAAQQALSPLIRLTQGTVKVEAEIRQVLLEKERLIVRIRQHNAQQIFPPLYASISMGKVQNRWCASQRWEMTLRLSPVHGRLNEGGFDAQRFALANSMPLQGTLLAIKSVNADCSWLHRLINKAQKQYQHLPWHGVMTALLFGDRQDLSAETRNILRDTGIAHLMAISGMHISLAASLGWAAARLLQFLLPAWRINYPLPLLFSLSVAAFYCWLSGSHPPAIRAMIALSAWAIVRLQHINCSSWQIWLVCVGSILFFDPLTILSDSFWLSIIAVAILLFWYQWFPLPVRWRYRRRWIFLQLAHLQAGMLLLLMPIQVFIFHGVSLTSLPANMLAIPIVTFVTVPALLFALIMPTAWLAYPLWWLADRSLALVFYLLAQLPEGWLPLGKTAMTASVVVWLLLIAFRLGWWRRTPLALLVACCLPLLWQITRKEPEWRLDMLDIGHGLALVVSRNGHALLYDTGNRWPGGSAARQTVLPWLDWHGLIVDKVVISHAHLDHIGGLKDIEQAWPEAVVRSALMQPGHQPCIAGTGWRWQGLTFEALWPPAVGTNGGNNDSCVLRIDDGQRRVLLTGDLEAEAERKLMRLDRAALKAEMIQVPHHGSKTSSSAPFLRNVGGSVALASVARYNAWRLPSAQVIKRYRANGYQWRDTAHSGQLSVAFYPDGWQVKGLREQILPRWYHQWFGVQDESR, from the coding sequence ATGCCATACACCCTGTCCGTACTGGCTTTCATGGCGGCAATCGGCACGCTTCCCTTACTCTTTTTGCCCCATTTACCGAGTCTGACGACGTTAATTTTCCTGCTGGGCATGGCACTGGGACTGATGATATTGCCGATGCGGAGCTTGCGCTTTATCGGTATCTACGGATTGTTTTTCGTCTGGGGTGTACTGGCGGCACAGCAGGCGCTGAGCCCTCTTATCCGGCTTACTCAGGGAACGGTAAAGGTGGAGGCGGAGATTCGTCAGGTATTGCTGGAAAAGGAAAGACTGATCGTCAGAATTCGCCAGCACAATGCGCAGCAGATTTTCCCGCCGCTTTATGCCAGCATCTCGATGGGCAAGGTGCAGAATAGATGGTGTGCCAGCCAGCGCTGGGAAATGACGCTGCGATTAAGCCCCGTGCACGGGCGTCTTAATGAAGGCGGATTCGATGCGCAGCGCTTCGCGTTGGCCAACAGTATGCCGTTGCAGGGCACGCTGCTGGCGATAAAATCGGTAAATGCCGACTGCTCATGGCTACATCGCCTGATTAATAAAGCCCAAAAGCAGTATCAGCATCTCCCCTGGCATGGCGTTATGACCGCCTTACTTTTTGGCGACAGACAGGATCTTAGCGCAGAAACGCGCAACATTCTGCGCGACACCGGCATCGCGCATTTAATGGCGATCTCCGGCATGCATATCAGTCTCGCCGCCTCGTTAGGCTGGGCAGCGGCACGGCTGCTGCAGTTTTTGCTCCCTGCGTGGCGCATAAACTATCCGTTGCCGCTGCTGTTTAGCCTGAGCGTGGCTGCGTTTTACTGCTGGCTTTCAGGAAGTCATCCACCAGCAATAAGGGCGATGATAGCGCTAAGCGCATGGGCAATAGTTCGTTTGCAACACATTAACTGCAGCAGCTGGCAAATCTGGCTGGTTTGCGTGGGCAGTATTTTGTTCTTCGATCCGCTAACGATCCTGTCTGACAGCTTTTGGCTGTCGATCATCGCCGTCGCCATCCTGCTGTTCTGGTACCAATGGTTTCCTCTGCCTGTGCGTTGGCGTTATCGCAGGCGCTGGATATTTCTGCAGCTGGCGCATCTTCAGGCAGGCATGTTGCTGCTGCTTATGCCCATTCAGGTCTTTATCTTTCATGGCGTTAGCCTGACGTCCCTGCCAGCGAACATGCTGGCGATTCCGATAGTGACTTTCGTTACCGTGCCGGCGCTGCTGTTTGCGTTGATCATGCCGACCGCCTGGCTGGCTTATCCGCTCTGGTGGCTGGCGGATCGCTCTCTGGCGCTGGTGTTTTATCTGCTCGCGCAGTTGCCTGAAGGATGGCTGCCGCTTGGGAAAACGGCGATGACGGCCAGTGTGGTTGTATGGCTACTGTTAATCGCTTTTCGCCTCGGCTGGTGGCGGCGCACGCCGCTGGCGCTACTGGTCGCCTGTTGTTTACCCTTGCTGTGGCAGATAACCCGTAAAGAGCCGGAATGGCGGCTTGATATGCTGGATATCGGTCATGGCCTGGCGCTGGTGGTTTCGCGCAACGGACACGCTCTACTCTACGATACCGGCAACCGCTGGCCCGGCGGCAGCGCCGCCCGACAAACGGTACTGCCCTGGCTGGACTGGCATGGACTGATTGTCGATAAGGTTGTTATCAGCCATGCGCATCTGGATCATATTGGCGGATTGAAAGATATAGAGCAGGCCTGGCCGGAGGCGGTGGTGCGCAGCGCGCTGATGCAACCGGGACATCAGCCCTGTATTGCCGGAACAGGATGGCGATGGCAAGGGTTAACATTCGAGGCGCTGTGGCCGCCAGCAGTCGGCACTAACGGCGGCAACAATGACTCCTGCGTGCTGCGCATTGATGACGGGCAGCGAAGGGTACTGCTTACAGGCGATCTTGAGGCGGAGGCTGAAAGGAAACTTATGCGTCTCGACCGCGCCGCGTTAAAGGCGGAGATGATTCAGGTGCCGCATCACGGCAGCAAAACGTCTTCCAGCGCCCCGTTTCTGCGTAATGTCGGCGGCAGCGTGGCGCTGGCGTCCGTAGCGCGTTATAACGCCTGGCGTCTGCCTTCCGCGCAGGTCATTAAGCGCTACCGGGCGAATGGCTATCAATGGCGCGATACCGCGCATTCCGGTCAGCTCAGCGTGGCGTTTTATCCTGACGGATGGCAAGTCAAGGGCTTAAGAGAACAAATATTGCCCCGCTGGTATCATCAGTGGTTTGGCGTACAGGATGAATCCAGGTAA
- the aroA gene encoding 3-phosphoshikimate 1-carboxyvinyltransferase — MQESLTLQPIARVDGTVNLPGSKSVSNRALLLAALAQGTTRLTNLLDSDDVKHMLNALSALGIGYTLSPDRTVCEVSGNGGPLKAAGALELFLGNAGTAMRPLAAALCLADNDIVLTGEPRMKERPIGHLVDALRQGGARIDYLEQVDYPPLRIHGGFTGGEVSVDGSVSSQFLTALLMAAPLAPQNTEIVIKGDLVSKPYIDITLHLMQRFGVSVENHNYQRFSIRGQQSYVSPGDYLVEGDASSASYFLAAAAIKGGTVRVTGVGRDSVQGDIRFADVLEKMGAQIEWGDDYIACTRDRLQAVNMDMNHIPDAAMTIATAALFAEGTTVLRNIYNWRVKETDRLSAMATELRKVGAEVEEGHDFIRITPPECIRSAEIGTYNDHRMAMCFSLVALSDTAVTILDPKCTAKTFPDYFDRLAAISTPA; from the coding sequence ATGCAGGAATCCCTGACCCTACAACCCATCGCTCGCGTTGACGGCACGGTTAATTTGCCCGGCTCGAAAAGCGTTTCTAACCGTGCTTTGCTTCTGGCGGCGCTGGCTCAGGGAACGACGCGGCTGACCAACCTGTTAGACAGCGATGACGTTAAACATATGCTTAATGCGCTTAGCGCGTTGGGGATCGGCTACACGCTTTCGCCGGATCGTACCGTTTGTGAAGTGAGCGGCAACGGCGGCCCATTAAAGGCCGCGGGCGCGCTGGAGCTTTTTCTTGGCAATGCCGGCACCGCAATGCGTCCCCTGGCCGCCGCGCTCTGTCTGGCGGACAACGACATCGTGCTCACCGGTGAGCCGCGCATGAAAGAGCGCCCGATTGGGCATTTAGTCGATGCGCTGCGTCAGGGCGGCGCGCGTATCGATTACCTTGAGCAGGTCGACTATCCGCCGCTACGCATTCACGGCGGTTTCACCGGCGGCGAGGTCAGCGTCGACGGCAGCGTCTCAAGCCAGTTCTTAACCGCGCTGTTAATGGCTGCGCCGCTGGCGCCGCAGAACACCGAGATTGTTATTAAAGGCGATCTCGTCTCCAAACCTTATATCGATATCACATTGCATTTAATGCAGCGGTTCGGCGTATCGGTAGAAAATCATAACTACCAACGCTTTTCGATCCGCGGCCAGCAAAGCTATGTTTCGCCAGGCGACTATCTGGTGGAAGGCGACGCCTCTTCCGCCTCCTATTTTCTTGCCGCAGCGGCGATAAAAGGCGGGACGGTGCGCGTAACGGGCGTCGGCCGCGACAGTGTGCAAGGCGATATCCGTTTCGCTGACGTATTGGAAAAAATGGGCGCGCAAATAGAGTGGGGCGACGACTATATCGCTTGTACGCGCGATCGACTGCAGGCGGTGAATATGGATATGAATCATATCCCCGATGCGGCAATGACTATCGCTACCGCCGCGCTGTTTGCGGAAGGCACGACGGTGCTGCGCAATATCTATAACTGGCGGGTAAAAGAGACCGATCGTCTGTCCGCGATGGCAACAGAATTGCGTAAGGTAGGCGCAGAAGTGGAAGAGGGGCATGATTTCATCCGCATTACGCCGCCAGAATGCATTCGCTCCGCGGAGATAGGCACCTATAACGATCACCGTATGGCGATGTGTTTTTCACTGGTGGCGTTGTCGGATACGGCCGTCACGATCCTCGATCCGAAATGCACAGCCAAAACCTTCCCTGACTACTTCGATCGTCTGGCAGCCATCAGCACGCCTGCCTGA
- the ycaO gene encoding 30S ribosomal protein S12 methylthiotransferase accessory factor YcaO, which yields MTQTFIPGKDAALEDSIARFQQKLQDLGFNIEEASWLNPVPNVWSVHIRDRDCPLCFTNGKGASKKAALASALGEYFERLSTNYFFADFWLGESIANGDFVHYPNEKWFPLPENDTLPEGILDPGLRAFYDPENELSASGLIDLQSGNAARGICALPFTRQSDQQTVYIPMNIIGNLYVSNGMSAGNTPNEARVQGLSEVFERYVKNRIIAEAISLPAIPQDVLARYPGVVEAIVRLEAEGFPIFAFDASLGGKYPVICVVLFNPANGTCFASFGAHPDFGVALERTVTELLQGRGLKDLDVFTPPTFDDEEVAEHANLETHFIDSSGAISWDLFKEQADYPFVDWRFDGSTEEEFATLMDIFKAEGKEVYIADYEHLDVYACRIIVPGMSDIYPAEDLLLANNNMGADLRETLLALPDSQWDKEDYLALIEQLDEEGHDDFTRVRELLGLATGKDNGWYTLRIGELKAMLALAGGDLDQALIWTEWTMEFNSSVFTTERANYYRCLQTLLLLTQEEERDPQQYYSAFVRMYGADAVEAASAALSGEAPFYGLQPVDNELQAFPAHQALLAAYEKLQRAKRNYWK from the coding sequence ATGACTCAAACCTTTATTCCAGGCAAAGATGCCGCTCTGGAAGATTCCATCGCTCGCTTTCAGCAAAAATTACAGGATCTGGGCTTTAATATTGAAGAAGCGTCCTGGCTGAACCCGGTGCCTAACGTCTGGTCGGTGCATATTCGCGACCGCGATTGCCCGCTTTGTTTTACTAACGGTAAAGGCGCCAGCAAGAAAGCTGCGTTAGCCTCTGCGTTGGGCGAATATTTTGAACGTCTCTCGACCAACTATTTTTTTGCGGACTTCTGGTTGGGCGAGTCGATTGCCAACGGCGATTTTGTCCACTATCCCAATGAAAAATGGTTTCCGTTGCCGGAGAATGACACTCTGCCAGAAGGCATTCTCGACCCTGGTCTGCGCGCGTTTTACGACCCGGAAAACGAGCTGAGCGCCAGCGGACTTATCGATCTGCAGTCCGGCAATGCGGCGCGCGGCATTTGCGCGCTGCCCTTTACGCGTCAGTCTGACCAACAGACCGTTTATATTCCGATGAATATTATCGGCAACCTGTACGTCTCTAACGGCATGTCCGCAGGCAATACCCCGAATGAAGCGCGCGTGCAGGGGCTTTCAGAAGTTTTCGAGCGCTACGTAAAAAATCGCATCATCGCTGAAGCTATCAGCCTGCCTGCGATTCCGCAGGACGTTCTGGCGCGTTATCCAGGCGTGGTGGAAGCCATTGTGCGCCTTGAAGCGGAAGGTTTCCCGATTTTCGCTTTTGACGCTTCGCTGGGCGGGAAATACCCTGTGATTTGCGTGGTTCTGTTTAACCCGGCAAACGGCACCTGTTTCGCTTCGTTTGGCGCGCATCCTGATTTCGGCGTGGCGCTGGAGCGCACCGTTACTGAGCTGCTGCAGGGCCGCGGCCTAAAAGATTTAGACGTCTTCACGCCGCCGACCTTTGACGATGAAGAAGTTGCCGAACATGCCAACCTGGAAACGCACTTCATTGACTCCAGCGGCGCCATTTCATGGGATCTGTTTAAAGAACAGGCGGATTATCCGTTTGTCGACTGGCGCTTCGATGGCAGCACAGAAGAAGAGTTCGCGACGCTGATGGACATCTTCAAGGCGGAAGGCAAAGAGGTTTATATCGCGGATTACGAGCATCTGGATGTCTACGCCTGCCGTATTATCGTGCCCGGCATGTCCGATATCTATCCGGCGGAAGATCTGCTGCTGGCGAATAACAATATGGGAGCCGATCTGCGCGAAACGCTGTTGGCGCTGCCAGACAGCCAGTGGGATAAAGAGGATTATCTGGCCCTGATTGAGCAGCTGGATGAAGAAGGCCACGATGACTTTACGCGCGTGCGCGAACTGCTGGGCCTGGCGACCGGTAAAGATAATGGTTGGTACACTTTGCGCATCGGCGAGCTGAAAGCGATGCTGGCTCTGGCGGGCGGCGATCTGGATCAGGCGCTGATCTGGACCGAATGGACGATGGAATTCAACAGCTCGGTCTTTACCACCGAGCGTGCGAATTACTATCGCTGCCTGCAGACGCTATTGCTGCTGACGCAGGAGGAGGAACGTGATCCGCAGCAATACTACTCTGCGTTTGTACGCATGTACGGCGCTGACGCGGTTGAAGCGGCCTCGGCAGCGTTAAGCGGCGAAGCGCCTTTCTACGGCTTGCAGCCGGTTGATAATGAATTACAGGCCTTCCCTGCGCATCAGGCTCTGCTGGCCGCTTATGAAAAGCTTCAGCGCGCTAAACGTAATTACTGGAAATAA
- the focA gene encoding formate transporter FocA, whose product MNTDNPFNLLLPPAMAKVAEEAGVYKATKHPLTTFFLAINAGVFISIAFVFYITATTGTADVPYGLAKLVGGLCFSLGLILVVVCGADLFTSTVLIVVAKASGRISWGQLGKNWLNVYIGNLFGALFFVALIWFSGEYLAANGAWGMNVLQTADHKMHHSFLEAVCLGTLANLMVCLAIWMSYSGRSLTDKMFAMVLPVSMFVACGFEHSIANMFMIPMGIVIRDFASPEFWQATGATAAQFPNLTLSHFIIDNLIPVTIGNIIGGGVLVGLTYWVIYLRGHTAH is encoded by the coding sequence GTGAATACTGACAATCCTTTCAATCTATTATTGCCACCAGCCATGGCAAAAGTTGCCGAAGAGGCGGGTGTTTATAAAGCCACAAAACATCCATTAACCACATTTTTCCTGGCGATAAACGCTGGCGTATTTATCTCTATTGCTTTCGTTTTTTATATTACAGCAACCACCGGCACAGCGGATGTCCCCTATGGTTTAGCCAAACTGGTGGGCGGCCTCTGCTTCTCTTTAGGTCTGATTCTGGTGGTCGTCTGTGGCGCAGATCTGTTTACCTCAACCGTTCTGATCGTTGTCGCCAAAGCCAGTGGCCGCATCAGCTGGGGTCAGCTGGGAAAAAACTGGCTAAACGTTTATATCGGCAACCTGTTCGGCGCCCTGTTTTTTGTCGCGCTCATCTGGTTTTCCGGTGAATATCTTGCGGCTAATGGCGCATGGGGCATGAATGTCCTGCAAACCGCCGACCACAAAATGCATCACTCTTTTCTTGAGGCCGTTTGCCTGGGCACGCTGGCTAATTTAATGGTCTGTCTGGCTATCTGGATGAGCTACTCCGGCCGCAGCCTGACGGACAAAATGTTCGCCATGGTTTTACCGGTCTCGATGTTTGTCGCCTGCGGCTTTGAACACAGCATCGCCAATATGTTCATGATTCCGATGGGCATCGTCATACGCGACTTCGCTTCGCCTGAATTCTGGCAGGCAACCGGCGCAACGGCTGCTCAGTTTCCAAACCTGACGCTGAGCCACTTTATTATCGATAACCTGATTCCCGTTACTATCGGCAATATCATCGGCGGCGGTGTGCTGGTGGGATTAACGTACTGGGTTATTTATCTACGCGGCCATACCGCTCACTAG
- the ihfB gene encoding integration host factor subunit beta translates to MTKSELIERLAAQQTHIPAKAVEDAVKEMLEHMATTLAQGERIEIRGFGSFSLHYRAPRVGRNPKTGDKVELEGKYVPHFKPGKELRDRANIYG, encoded by the coding sequence ATGACCAAGTCAGAACTTATTGAAAGACTTGCGGCCCAGCAAACTCATATCCCGGCGAAAGCCGTAGAGGATGCGGTAAAAGAGATGCTTGAGCATATGGCCACAACGTTGGCTCAGGGCGAACGCATCGAAATCCGGGGGTTCGGCAGCTTCTCTTTGCATTACCGTGCGCCGCGCGTTGGTCGCAATCCGAAAACCGGCGATAAAGTGGAACTGGAAGGTAAATACGTTCCGCATTTTAAACCGGGTAAAGAGTTGCGCGATCGGGCGAACATTTACGGTTAA
- the cmk gene encoding (d)CMP kinase — MTATAPVITIDGPSGAGKGTLCKAMAEALQWHLLDSGAIYRVLALAALHHQVDIESEEALVPIAAHLDVRFISTDGEMAVILEGEDVTGEIRTQDVSNTASKVAAFPRVREALLRRQRAFRDAPGLIADGRDMGTVVFPDAPVKIFLDASSEERAHRRMLQLQEKGFSVNFERLLAEIKERDERDRNRAIAPLVPAEDALVLDSTSMSIEQVIDTALSYARDKLALA; from the coding sequence ATGACGGCAACAGCCCCGGTAATTACCATTGATGGACCAAGCGGCGCCGGTAAAGGCACGCTGTGTAAGGCTATGGCCGAAGCGCTGCAGTGGCACCTGCTTGACTCCGGCGCTATTTATCGCGTACTTGCGCTGGCGGCTTTACACCATCAGGTAGATATCGAATCAGAAGAGGCGCTGGTGCCTATCGCCGCGCATTTGGATGTGCGCTTTATCTCTACCGATGGCGAGATGGCGGTCATTCTTGAAGGCGAAGACGTTACCGGTGAGATTCGCACTCAGGATGTCAGCAATACGGCGTCGAAGGTTGCCGCATTTCCTCGTGTGCGTGAAGCATTGCTGCGCCGTCAGCGCGCGTTTCGCGACGCGCCAGGCCTGATTGCTGACGGCAGAGATATGGGAACCGTGGTTTTCCCCGATGCGCCGGTAAAGATTTTTCTCGACGCCAGCTCCGAAGAGCGGGCGCACCGCCGTATGCTGCAGTTGCAGGAAAAGGGCTTTAGTGTTAACTTTGAACGCCTTTTAGCCGAGATAAAGGAGCGCGACGAGCGCGACCGTAACCGAGCTATTGCGCCGCTGGTACCAGCGGAAGATGCTTTAGTGCTGGATTCAACCAGCATGAGCATCGAACAGGTCATCGACACCGCGCTGAGTTATGCCCGCGATAAGCTGGCATTAGCGTAA
- the rpsA gene encoding 30S ribosomal protein S1 has protein sequence MTESFAQLFEESLKEIETRPGSIVRGVVVAIDKDVVLVDAGLKSESAIPAEQFKNAQGEIEIQVGDEVDVALDAVEDGFGETLLSREKAKRHEAWLMLEKAYEEAATVTGVINGKVKGGFTVELNGIRAFLPGSLVDVRPVRDTLHLEGKELEFKVIKLDQKRNNVVVSRRAVIESENSAERDQLLENLQEGMEVKGIVKNLTDYGAFVDLGGVDGLLHITDMAWKRVKHPSEIVNVGDEITVKVLKFDRERTRVSLGLKQLGEDPWVAIAKRYPEGTKLTGRVTNLTDYGCFVEIEEGVEGLVHVSEMDWTNKNIHPSKVVNVGDVVEVMVLDIDEERRRISLGLKQCKANPWQQFAETHNKGDRVEGKIKSITDFGIFIGLEGGIDGLVHLSDISWNATGEEAVREYKKGDEIAAVVLQVDAERERISLGVKQLAEDPFNNYISLNKKGAIVTGKVTAVDAKGATVELADGVEGYLRASEASRDRVEDATQVLNVGDEVEAKFTGVDRKNRVVSLSVRAKDEADEKDAIASVNNKQEESNFSNAMAEAFKAAKGE, from the coding sequence ATGACTGAATCTTTTGCTCAACTCTTTGAAGAATCCCTGAAAGAAATCGAAACCCGCCCGGGTTCCATCGTTCGTGGTGTTGTTGTTGCTATCGACAAAGATGTCGTACTGGTTGACGCCGGTCTGAAATCTGAGTCTGCCATTCCGGCTGAGCAGTTCAAGAACGCCCAGGGCGAGATTGAAATCCAGGTTGGTGACGAAGTTGACGTTGCTCTGGATGCAGTAGAAGACGGCTTCGGTGAAACCCTGCTGTCTCGTGAGAAAGCGAAGCGTCACGAAGCATGGCTGATGCTGGAAAAAGCTTACGAAGAAGCTGCAACTGTAACTGGCGTGATCAACGGCAAAGTCAAGGGCGGCTTCACTGTTGAGCTGAACGGTATTCGTGCGTTCCTGCCAGGCTCTCTGGTTGACGTGCGTCCGGTGCGCGATACGCTGCACCTGGAAGGCAAAGAGCTTGAATTCAAAGTAATCAAGCTGGACCAGAAGCGCAACAACGTTGTTGTATCTCGTCGTGCCGTTATCGAATCTGAAAACAGCGCAGAACGCGATCAGCTGCTGGAAAACCTGCAGGAAGGCATGGAAGTCAAAGGTATCGTTAAGAACCTCACTGACTACGGCGCATTCGTCGATCTCGGCGGCGTTGACGGCCTGCTGCACATCACTGACATGGCATGGAAACGCGTTAAGCATCCGAGCGAAATCGTCAACGTGGGCGACGAAATCACTGTTAAAGTGCTGAAGTTCGACCGCGAACGTACCCGTGTGTCTCTGGGCCTGAAACAGCTGGGCGAAGATCCGTGGGTAGCTATCGCTAAACGTTACCCGGAAGGCACCAAGCTGACCGGTCGCGTAACCAACCTGACTGATTACGGCTGCTTCGTGGAAATCGAAGAAGGCGTTGAAGGTCTGGTGCACGTGTCTGAAATGGACTGGACCAACAAAAACATCCACCCGTCCAAAGTTGTTAACGTTGGCGACGTGGTAGAAGTGATGGTTCTGGACATCGACGAAGAGCGTCGTCGTATCTCCCTGGGCCTGAAACAGTGCAAAGCTAACCCGTGGCAGCAGTTCGCGGAAACCCATAACAAGGGCGACCGTGTTGAAGGTAAAATCAAGTCAATCACTGACTTCGGTATCTTCATCGGCCTGGAAGGCGGCATCGACGGTCTGGTTCACCTGTCTGACATCTCCTGGAACGCGACTGGCGAAGAAGCGGTTCGCGAGTACAAGAAGGGTGACGAAATCGCCGCAGTCGTTCTGCAGGTTGATGCAGAGCGCGAGCGTATCTCCCTGGGCGTTAAGCAGCTGGCAGAAGACCCGTTCAACAACTACATCTCTCTGAACAAGAAAGGTGCGATTGTTACTGGTAAAGTAACTGCAGTTGACGCTAAAGGTGCTACAGTTGAATTAGCAGACGGCGTTGAAGGCTACCTGCGCGCTTCTGAAGCTTCACGCGACCGCGTTGAAGACGCTACTCAGGTACTGAATGTTGGTGACGAAGTTGAAGCCAAATTCACCGGCGTTGATCGCAAAAACCGCGTTGTAAGCCTGTCTGTACGTGCTAAAGACGAAGCTGACGAGAAAGATGCAATTGCTTCTGTTAACAATAAACAGGAAGAAAGCAACTTCTCTAACGCTATGGCTGAAGCATTTAAAGCGGCTAAAGGCGAGTAA